A section of the candidate division TA06 bacterium genome encodes:
- a CDS encoding T9SS type A sorting domain-containing protein, with product MGQNAPNPFKQLTTINYQLPQAGQVSLKIYNIAGQAVRTLVDEDKKVGSYEVVWDGKDESGQAVATGVYLYQIKAGKQGDIKKMIMLK from the coding sequence ATGGGACAGAACGCTCCAAACCCGTTTAAACAATTAACAACTATCAATTATCAATTGCCGCAGGCCGGGCAGGTGAGCCTTAAGATTTACAACATTGCGGGACAGGCGGTGCGAACGCTGGTCGATGAAGATAAGAAGGTGGGAAGCTATGAAGTTGTGTGGGATGGCAAGGATGAGAGCGGGCAAGCTGTGGCAACCGGGGTGTATTTGTATCAAATAAAAGCCGGCAAACAGGGCGACATCAAGAAAATGATAATGTTGAAATAA